In the Candidatus Omnitrophota bacterium genome, CTAATCGCTGATTCAACCCCCGCCCACGAAACTGACCAGCTCGATGATGTCGCCGTCTTCCACCGTGGTTCTATCCCACTGGGAGGCCTTCACGATCTCTCCGTTGATCTCGGAAATGACGCGGGAGCTGTCCTTGCAGAACATATGGACGATGTCCTTAAGGTTCGTAGGATTGTTGAGCTCTCTGCATTGGCCGTTGACTGTGATTTTCATGCGTTTCCTCACTGTTTGAACGATTCCCAAAAAGTCGGCAATTGGGAGCGGAAAAAGGAAGTCTGAACGAGCAGAAACAGGGGGATTTTTTCCGTAATCCGACAGCCATTTTAGTGCAGATTGGACAAAAATGCAACTGTCTTGAGGGGGCCGGGGGTTATGTTTAACGGAAATACCTTTGTCGCCTCACTCCGCGGGATGACGCGGGCGAAAAGTTATCGCCGGCATCAAAATAATTGAAATTTCATTGACTTGTGTAATTTTAAATAGCATAATTGCAATTGATTGATAAACAGGGATCTTCGGAACGGAGGTCATGCGGTTGTCCACCATGGAAAGGCCTGTATTTACGCGACATGAAACACATTCCCGCCGAGAATGTTCCAGACATTCTTCCTGTCTTTCGATGTTTAATCATCCTTTCAAAAATTCTCTGAATCGCCGGGAACGCGCGTCTTCGGCCCATTTTCCAATTTGAAAAAAATGTAGATTTTGAATATACTTTGGTGTATAACAATCATTTAATATCACATGTGGCAGGCCGGGGGAGACGTTAAGCGCCGCCGGTTTCGGGGACGAAAACAACCAACGTTAAAATATTTACAAGGAACAGGAATAAAATGACGACAGAAGCAACCAATAAGGCGTTCGGATACCAGTTGTTATTGGATCTCTACGGTTGCAAAGAGGGCGCGTGCGACGATCTGACGCTGTGTTACAAGTTCCTGGACGAAAGCGTGGCGGCCTTGGGGATGGAGAAACAGGCCCCGCCGAACATCTTCCGCAGCGATGACAAGCTTTTCCCGGACAAGGCCGGGCTGTCGGGATGGGTCCCTTTGATCGAGAGTTCGATCGTGATCCACACCCTGACGGTGAAGAACTTCATCTCGGTGGACGTGTACTGCTGCAAGAGTTTTGACGTGAAGGTCGCCAAGGAGCTTTGCCGCAAGTTTTTCGCGCCGAAGCGCATCGACGGCCAGTTCATCGAACGGGGATGGGATTATTACAAATCGGACTCCGACCATCACACCGTGACGGTCAAGAAGGCCGAATCCAAGAGCCCGGAGATCATCATCCACAAGAAGGAAGCTATAGCCGTATAGTTTGGCGTTAAGATAGGCAATACAACCAGGGGAATGGACCGGTAGCATCGGAAAATTCCCCTGTTTTATTGAAACTCGAAATACGAACCAACGGGACATCAAATACCAAACCTGAATATCGAAACCCGGAACAAATACAAATGTTCAAAATTTAAATGTTCAAAACACTGCCGTTTTGAATTTAAATCATTCGAATTTTGAGCTTGTTTCGAATTCCGTGTTTCGGATTTAGGATTTCCTGAAAATCATGCCCTATTCCACCCACGACATCCTTCGCGTCGAAGAAAAATGGCAAAAGATCTGGGCGGAGAAGTCCGTCTTCAAGGCCGCCATGGATCCCGCCAAAAAGAAATATTACGTCCTCGAGATGTTCCCTTACCCGTCGGGCAAGATCCACATGGGGCACGTGCGCAATTACACGATCGCGGACGTGATCGCCCGGTTCAAGATGGCGCAGGGATACAGCGTCCTGCACCCGATGGGCTACGACGCCTTCGGCCAGCCGGCCGAGAACGCGGCCATCAAGCACAAGACCGATCCTTCCAAGTGGACGTATTCCTGTATCGACCAGATGCGCGAGGAGCTCAAGCGCATGGGGTTTTCCTATGACTGGGACCGCGAACTTTCCACCTGCGACAAAGAATACTACCGCTGGAACCAGTGGATCTTCCTCAAGATGTTCGAGAAAGGGCTGGCCTACAAGAAGGCCTCGTCCGTGAACTGGTGCCCGTCGTGCGAGACCACGCTGGCCAACGAAGAGGTCATCAACGGCGCGTGCTGGCGCTGCAAGTCCGAGGTCGCGCAAAAAGACCTGGAGCAGTGGTATCTGAAGATCACGCAGTATTCGGAACAGCTCCTGGAGGATTTGAAAAAACTGAAAGAGTGGCCGGAGCGCGTGATCGCCATGCAGGAAAACTGGATCGGCAAGAGCTACGGGGTCGAGATCCATTTCAAGGTCAAAAAAACAGGGGAGACCCTGCCGGTGTTCACCACAAGGCCCGACACGATCTTCGGCGCGACGTATGTGGTCCTGGCGCCGGAGCATCCGCTGGTTGAAAAATTGATCACAGGCGCGGCACAGGAAAAAGCGGTGCGTGCGTTTGTGGAGAAGGTAGGGAATTTGAGCAAGAGTTTGCGCGTGTCGGCGGACAAGCGCAAGGACGGCATCTTCACCGGCGAATACGCGGTCAATCCTGTGAACGGCGAAGAGATCCCGATCTGGGTCGGGGATTATGTTTTGATGGAATACGGGACCGGCGCCATCATGGCGGTGCCGACGCATGACCAGAGAGATTTCCTGTTCGCCAGGGAGCACGGGCTTCCGTTGCGGATCGTCATCCAGGACGCGAAGAATCCCGGCATGACCGAGAAGGACATGACGCAGGCGCACGAGGGGGAAGGCAGGCTCGTCCATTCGAAACAGTTCGACGGGCAGGACAACGAGCCGGCCAAACAGAAGATCGCCGAATGGATGGAGCAAAAACATATGGGCCGGGTCACGGTGCACTGGCGCCTGCGCGACTGGCTGATCTCCCGGCAGAGATACTGGGGAACGCCGATCCCGATGATCTATTGCGAGAAATGCGGCATCGTTCCTGTGCCGGAAAATCAGCTGCCGGTGGTCCTGCCGGAGAACGTGAAGATCACCGGCGAGGGCGGAAGCCCGCTGGCCAAGAGCGCGGAGTTCGTGAACACGACGTGCCCGAAATGCAACGCCACGGCCCGGCGGGAAACGGACACCATGGCGACGTTCTTCGATTCGTCGTGGTATTTTCTCCGCTACGCCTCGGCGCGCAACGATAAAGAAATTTTCGACAAAAAAGAAGCGGCCTACTGGATGCCGGTGGACCAATACATCGGCGGGATCGAGCACGCGATCCTTCACCTTTTGTATTCAAGGTTTTTCACGAAGTTCCTGCGCGACCTGGGGCTGGTCGCGGCGGACGAGCCGTTCACGCGGCTTTTGACCCAGGGCATGGTGCTCAAGGACGGCGAGGTCATGTCCAAGTCCCGCGGCAACACCGTGGACCCGGACGCGGTCATCAGCCGTTACGGCGCGGACACCCTGCGATTGTTCATCCTGTTCGCCGCTCCGCCGGAGGACCAGCTCGAATGGAACGACAACGCCATGGACGGGGCGTGGAGATTTCTGAACCGCATCTGGAACGTGATCGAGGACAAATGCAAGCCGGCACCGGACAGCGTCGCCGAGGACCGGATGGACGACGCGGACCGCGCGCTGGAGCGCGAGCGCAACGCCGCGATCAAGAAGACCACGGAGGACATCGCGGGCTTCAAGTTCAACACGGCCATCAGCCAGCTGATGATCCTGATGAACGCCGTCGAGAAATATCTGCCGGTGATGGCGGACAGCCCTGTGAGGCAGGCCCTGCTCAACCGCACGATGAAGACCGTTGTCCTGCTGCTGTCGCCCATGACCCCGCACATTTGCGAGGAATTGTGGCAGAGGATGGGCGGGACAGAGGAGAGCATCGTGCGCGTGAAATGGCCGGAGTTCGACGAATCGGCGATGAAAAAAGCGTCGGTGCAGGTCGTGGTCCAGATCAACGGCAAGCTGCGCGGCAAGTTCACGGTCCCGCCGGATCTCCCGGAGGCCGCCCTGCGCGAGACCGTCCTGGCCGACGCCAAGATCCAGGAATATCTCCAGGGCAAGGACATCAAGAAATTCATCGTCGTGCCCAACAAGCTCGTCAGCATCGTGATTTGACATCCGTTGTAGTATTTGTTAACATGATTAACAGTATATTTATCCCCCCTCGTAGTTCCTAATTTCCCCTAACAGAAAAGTTTTTCTTCGCATAAGGACGTAGTCTGTGTTTTCCAGGCAATCAACCTCCCGTTCTCAACCTGGGGGGTTGAAATCGGGAGGTTGGGTTAGGAGGAATCTATGACAAGAAAAGAAAACCCTGTGGCCGGCGAAATTTATCATGTGTTCAATAAGAGCATAGCGGGGTTTAGAATATTTCAAGTCGAGGCAGACTTTGTGAGGATGCGGTATTTGATGCGGTACTATCAATATGCAGGGATGCCCTCTTACGCACATTTTGGGAGTCAAGATTGCGTAAAAATAAACGGTTTTGATAAATGCTTTAGGGATGTTCTTCAAGGCAAGCTTCGCATTGTTGATGTTTATGCATTCTGTATTATGCCGACTCATATTCACCTTGTCTTGAAACCATTGACAAACGGGAGCGTTGCCCAGTTTATGGGCAATATTTTGAATAGTTATTCCAAATATTTTAATTTTAAATACGATCGACAAGGACCGCTTTGGACAGGGCCTTTCAAGAATGTCTTGGTTGAAACAGAGGAGCAGCTTCTTCATTTGATTCGGTATATTCATTTGAATCCAGCGGTTGCTAATTTGGTATCGGCGGTCGATGGTTGGCAGTATTCGTCTTACCGTGAATATTTGGGACAAGTCACAATCCAGAAAGGTGTGTGTTCAAAGTTATACCTGGGGGGCATGTTGAAAAATGCATATCAGAAATTTGTAGAGGAACGTTTGCCGTATCAAAAGGAATTGGCTCTGATCAAGCATTTGGTGAAGGAATGAGGGAGTTCAACCTCCCGTTTTCAACCCGGGGGGTTGAAAACGGGAGGTTGAGGTGGGGGAGGTTGAAGATGATTGGGTTGACGAGGCAGGAGAGGGCGGTTTTGCTGGTATTCGGCGCGGTGATTTTTTGCGGCACGGGACTGGATTGGGTTTTTAAGATGTTCCCGAAGGCCGGGGAGGCGGTGCATTTCATCGACGCGCAGTCCATGGACGGGCGGGTGGACATTAACAGCGCTTCGGCGGAACAGCTGGAAAAACTCCCCCGCGTGGGCCGGGTGCTCGCGCAGAGGATCGCGGCGTACCGGAAGGAGCACGGGCCGTTCCGCGAGATCGGCGAGCTGCGAAACGTCGAAGGGATCGGGCCGAAGAGCTTTGAGCGCATCGCGCCGTTTGTGCGCCCGGTGAATTTTTCGCAAGATTAATGAAATGCGAGCGAAAGATTCGGGGAGACCGTCCCCACGTCTCCGAGGTAACAGTCCCTGCGTTTTGCTTCGCGAAAGTGAAGCGCGGGGACGTCAGAGGGGCAGAGCCCCTTGATTAAGAACGGGGTTCAACGATGAGGAAGGCGGAGCCGCTGTATTGGGGGCCTTTATCCGGGGTTTTTCTTCTATTCATCCTGGGGATCGTTCTGCAGGATCTCCTGCGTTTTCCGGCGGGGGCCTGGGCCTTGACGAGCGGGGTGTCCCTCGTTGCCGCGGCCGCGGCGCGGCGCCGCCCGGCCGCCGCGATGGCCCTGTTCGGCCTCTTTCTGATCGCCGCCGGAGGATTTTCTCTCGCCAACCAGAGGGCCTATTCGCGCGAACACATTACGTTTACCGGCCGTTATTATCAGGGGGAGACAGTCACCCTGACCGGTCGGATCGTGTCGGAAGTCCAGAGGCGGTCCTCGCCGTCCGGCATGAAAACAACCTTTACGCTGGACGTCCGGCGCATCGAGACCCCGCAGATGTTTTCCAGGACAACGGGGAGGGTCCTGGTCACGTGGCACGGCGAGCCGGACGCGGCTTACGGCGATGACATCGCGGTCGACGGCCGGCTGAAACGGGCGTTCGACTATCGCGGGCGCGTCCGTTTTTCCTACCGCAAATACCTTTCCCGGCAAGGCATCGAGTGGACGTTTTCCGCCAAGCGGTCCGCCGAGGGCCGGGTGTTGTCCCGGGGGAACGGCCATCCTGTGCGCGAGCTGGCGATCCGGGCTTCGGGCCGTTTGAAAAAGATCATCCAGGACCATTTTCCTCCCGGTGAAGCGGGCCTCCTGACCGCGTTTTTGCTGGGGGACCGGCTGGCCCTGCCGGATTCGATCAATCAAATATTTTTTCGCACCGGCACGCTCCATGTCCTGGCGATCAGCGGCTCGCACGTGGTGGTCGTGGCGGCGTGCGTGTTTTTTCTGCTGAAACTCCTGCCGGTCCCGTTCCGCGCCCAATACCTGCTGGTGATCCTGTTTTTGGTGTTTTACGCCGTCATGACCGGGGCCAGGCCGTCGGTGGTGCGGGCGGTCCTGATGACCTCGGTGTTCCTGGCCAGTTTTATGTTCGAGCGCGAGACCATGAGCCTGAACACCTTGTCGCTGTCGGGGCTGGCCCTGTGCCTCTGGAATCCGGAGAATGTTTTCGATCTGGGCTTTCAGCTTTCGTTTTTGAGCGTTTTTACGATCATTGTTTTTTATCCGCCGGCCGCGGAAACGCTGGCCCGGGCGTCGGTCCGGGGGCGGCATCTGCCGAAAATCCTCACGGACGCGGTCGCGGTCTCGTTCGCGGCCTGGCTGGGTGTCGCCGGGGTGGTGGCGTACAACTTCATGATCGTGACGCCGGTGACCATGCCGGCCAACCTGCTGGTCGTGCCGCTCATGGGCGCGCTCGTTGTCCTGGGGATGGGGATGCTGTTCTGCGGGCTGGCCGCGCCGTTTTTGCTCTACGCCTTTGTCCCCTGCGTGAGCGTTGTCATCAACGCTATGATCATCGCGGCCGATCTGGCGGACCGGGTCCCGGGGGCGTATTTTTATTGGAAGGGAGTTTCCTGGGGACACGCGGTATGTTATTATGGAGTCATCGGTTTTTTGGCCTGCGGGCCGCGCTTGGCCGGAGGACCGGCGGCGAAGGCCATAAAGGGGGGGGTGCCCGATTGACAAGAGATAATAACTGTGCTAAATTGGCCGAGTTACGCAGAAGTATATTAATATTATTTAACGCCATGTCCCGAAAAATCCTCGTTACCGCCATCGTTTTCGCCGTTGTCCTGATGTTCTCTGTCCCGGCCCAGGCCTTCTGGGTCTGGACGCCCGAGACCAACAAGTGGACCAACCCCAAATACTCGGTCAAGGACACCCCCCAGGACCAGCTTGCCTACGCGCTGGAATTTTACAAGGACAAGGAGTATAAAAAAACGATCGAGGAGATGGAAAAGCTCATCAAGCATTATCCCCGCGCCCGCGAGGCCGCAGAGGCCAAATATTATGTCGGGCTTTGCTATGAGGACCAGGGCCAGCTTTACCAGGCCTTCAAGGAATACCAGGTCGTGATCGAGAAATACCCGTTCAGCGAGCGCGCCGGCGCGATCGTCGAGAAGCAGTTCAGCATCGGCGACCAGCTGATGGAAGGAAAGCAGAAAAAGAGCAAGGTCCTGCAGACCATCGCCGGCGGGGGATACGACGTGATCGACGTGTACCGCACCGTGATCAAGAACGCCCCGTACGGCCCCTTCGCCGCCCACGCCCAGTACAAGATCGGGCTTTACCTCCAGGAAAAACAGCTTTACCAGGAGGCCCGCGACGAGTTTGAGAAGACGATCAACGACTATCCCGAGAGCGAATGGGCCAAGGCCGCCCGTTACCAGATCGCGCTGTCCGATTCCAAGCGTTCCTCCGGCCCCGGATACGACCAGAAGGTGACGCGGACGGCGGTCGAGGAATTCAAGAGTTTCGTCAAGGATTACCCCGACGCGGACCTCTCGGAGAAGGCGAAGAAGGAGATCCACAACCTCCGCGAGAAAGAGGCCGAAAACCATTTTCTGATCGCCGCCTTTTACGAGAAGCAGAAGAAATTCGACGCGGCCAAAGTCTATTATTCGGAAGTCGTGCGGGATTACCAGAACACAAGCTGGGCCAAGAAGGCCCTGGAAAAGATCCAGACCCTCAACACCCTTCCCGGCGGAAAGAAATGAAAAGATATTTCATCGCGATCGCTTTTTTGGCCCTGGGCACGGTGTCCCTGAGCTGCGGGTACAGCGCCCGCTCGGGTCTGTCCGGCTTCCGCACGATCTATGTCGACAAATTCAAGAACAGCATCGATTTCACCGCTGAGAGCCGGCGCCGCACCTACTTCCCGCTCCTGGAGGTCAAGGTCCACAAGTCGGTCATCGACCGTTTCATTTTTAACGGCAGCCTGCGCATCGCCGAGAAGGAGAAGGCGGACCTGGTGCTGACAGGGGAAGTGACGGGATACGACCGCAACGCCCTGCGTTACACCGACAACGACGACGTCCAGGAATACCGCGTTTACGTCGTCATGAACCTGACCCTCACCGACCCGAAGACGGACACCGTGATCTGGGAGGAGAACGGGTTCACCGGCGAGGCCACGTATTTCCTCACCGGGTCCCAGTCCAGGTCGGAGAGCGCCGCCGTGGACGACGCCATCACGGACCTGGCCAGGCGCGTGGTGGAGCGGACCATCGAGAACTGGTGACGTTTCTCCCCGGAGGAGGCCGCGCGATGATCTATATTTTTCTCGGGGAGGACGAAGCCGCCAAAAGTTCCCGCATTGACCAGATCAAAAAAGAGACCCTGCCGGACCCCGACGCCCGTTCGTTCGATTACGAGATCCTGTACGCCCCCAAGCTCAACCCCGTCACGCTCAAGCAGTCGCTGATCGCCCTGCCGGCCATCGCCAGGAAGCGCCTCGTGCTCCTCAAGGAGTGCCACCGGCTGACGGAAGATAACCAGGCCATTCTGGCGTCCTTTGCCGCCGCTTCGCACGAGCACCTGGTCCTGATCCTGGAATCGTCCCGGCTGGAACCCGGGAGCCCTTTTGTCCAGCGGCTCAAACCTTACGCGAAAATCATCGCCACGCAAACCGCCCCCGAAATCAACGTTTTCACCGTGACCAAGGCCATGGAAGCCGGCCAGCCGGCGCAGGCGCTCAAACTGCTTTTTGAGATCATGGAGCGGGGGGAAAAGCCGGTCCAGATCCTGGGCGGCCTGGTCTGGTTCTGGAGCAAAAAGCGCGCCTTGGTCCCGGCGGATGTTTATCAGGAAGGCCTGCGGGTCCTGCAGGAAACGGATTTGAACGTCAAGCGCACCCGGCTGAGGCCCGAGTTTGCCCTGGAAGAGGCCGTGGTGAAGCTCGGCGGGCTTTGGTTCCAGAGCGGGACCGGTTTCGCTGGGTATCGAAAGTAATAAAAAAACCAACCGGAAAGGTTGGTTTTTTTAAGAAAATTTGTCTTTAGGAGCGCAGAGCGGAAAAAGGCGTTATTTGGAAGCGGCGGCGAAAAGTGCCATGCGAAGCATGGCACGAAAGGGGTGTGGGGAAACCCTTTCCCCACGCCTGGGGGGGTGCTCAGTCCCGTTGGTCATGCTTTGCGGAGCAAAGCAAACGGGACGCCGAAGGGGGGCTTGCCCCCCTAGTGGAGAGCCGCCGATTTGTTTTAAACGAAAAGAATTGTCGCAGTTTGAAACAGCGGGTTACTTGGAAGCGGCGGCGGGGTGACAGGGCGACAAATCAGGAGCCCTGCCTGTCACGCCCGGCGAGACGTGAACCGGGCCGGGGTTTTTGAGATGAGAATAATTCCCGTGGTTCGGTGAGTGAGATTACTTCGCTGCACTGGCGAGAATACGGGCAAACTTTGATTTCCGCCTGGCGGCCGTGTTCTTGTGAAGGATGTTCTCCTTCGCGGCCTTGTCCAGTTTCTTGAAAACGACGCGGAGATTCGCGGGGGCGTCCTGGCCCTTGTTTCCGACGGAGACCATGAATTTCTTGACGGCCTTCTTCAGGTCGGTCTTGAGGTCAAGATTGTGAAGGTGACGGGTGCGGTTCTTGCGCAGTTCTTTTTTTGCTGAAGATCTTTGCGGCACGGTGAATCACTCCTTGATGGTATTGTTGGGCGGCAGCCGGAATTCGTCCGGTTCAGGAAAGTCAGTAATATAGCAAAGGGCCTGCAGGATGTCAACTGATAAATCGCTCCACCCCGATTCCCACAGCGCCATCATCCGGTCGAGCTCCGTGATCGCCGCGGGCACGCTGGCCTCGCGGATCCTGGGGTTTATCCGCGACGTCATTTTGGCCCGGATCCTGGGGACCGGCGTCCGGGCGGACGCGTTCTTTGTGGCCTTCAAGATCCCGAACCTTTTACGCGACCTGGTGGGAGAGGGCGCCACCAATTCCGCGGTGGTCCCGGTTTTTTCCGAGTATCTGATCAAAAAGGAGCGGCAGGAGTTCTGGAATTTCGTGAGCGTGATTTTCGCCATGGGGCTCATCACCCTGAGCGCCCTGACCATCCTGGGCATGATCTTTGCCCCGCTCATCGTCAAGGTGATCGCCCCCGGGTTCGCGGTGGAGACAGGGAAGATGGAGCTCACG is a window encoding:
- a CDS encoding helix-hairpin-helix domain-containing protein, translating into MIGLTRQERAVLLVFGAVIFCGTGLDWVFKMFPKAGEAVHFIDAQSMDGRVDINSASAEQLEKLPRVGRVLAQRIAAYRKEHGPFREIGELRNVEGIGPKSFERIAPFVRPVNFSQD
- a CDS encoding LptE family protein; amino-acid sequence: MKRYFIAIAFLALGTVSLSCGYSARSGLSGFRTIYVDKFKNSIDFTAESRRRTYFPLLEVKVHKSVIDRFIFNGSLRIAEKEKADLVLTGEVTGYDRNALRYTDNDDVQEYRVYVVMNLTLTDPKTDTVIWEENGFTGEATYFLTGSQSRSESAAVDDAITDLARRVVERTIENW
- a CDS encoding transposase; translation: MTRKENPVAGEIYHVFNKSIAGFRIFQVEADFVRMRYLMRYYQYAGMPSYAHFGSQDCVKINGFDKCFRDVLQGKLRIVDVYAFCIMPTHIHLVLKPLTNGSVAQFMGNILNSYSKYFNFKYDRQGPLWTGPFKNVLVETEEQLLHLIRYIHLNPAVANLVSAVDGWQYSSYREYLGQVTIQKGVCSKLYLGGMLKNAYQKFVEERLPYQKELALIKHLVKE
- the thiS gene encoding sulfur carrier protein ThiS — translated: MKITVNGQCRELNNPTNLKDIVHMFCKDSSRVISEINGEIVKASQWDRTTVEDGDIIELVSFVGGG
- the rpsT gene encoding 30S ribosomal protein S20; its protein translation is MPQRSSAKKELRKNRTRHLHNLDLKTDLKKAVKKFMVSVGNKGQDAPANLRVVFKKLDKAAKENILHKNTAARRKSKFARILASAAK
- the leuS gene encoding leucine--tRNA ligase; this translates as MPYSTHDILRVEEKWQKIWAEKSVFKAAMDPAKKKYYVLEMFPYPSGKIHMGHVRNYTIADVIARFKMAQGYSVLHPMGYDAFGQPAENAAIKHKTDPSKWTYSCIDQMREELKRMGFSYDWDRELSTCDKEYYRWNQWIFLKMFEKGLAYKKASSVNWCPSCETTLANEEVINGACWRCKSEVAQKDLEQWYLKITQYSEQLLEDLKKLKEWPERVIAMQENWIGKSYGVEIHFKVKKTGETLPVFTTRPDTIFGATYVVLAPEHPLVEKLITGAAQEKAVRAFVEKVGNLSKSLRVSADKRKDGIFTGEYAVNPVNGEEIPIWVGDYVLMEYGTGAIMAVPTHDQRDFLFAREHGLPLRIVIQDAKNPGMTEKDMTQAHEGEGRLVHSKQFDGQDNEPAKQKIAEWMEQKHMGRVTVHWRLRDWLISRQRYWGTPIPMIYCEKCGIVPVPENQLPVVLPENVKITGEGGSPLAKSAEFVNTTCPKCNATARRETDTMATFFDSSWYFLRYASARNDKEIFDKKEAAYWMPVDQYIGGIEHAILHLLYSRFFTKFLRDLGLVAADEPFTRLLTQGMVLKDGEVMSKSRGNTVDPDAVISRYGADTLRLFILFAAPPEDQLEWNDNAMDGAWRFLNRIWNVIEDKCKPAPDSVAEDRMDDADRALERERNAAIKKTTEDIAGFKFNTAISQLMILMNAVEKYLPVMADSPVRQALLNRTMKTVVLLLSPMTPHICEELWQRMGGTEESIVRVKWPEFDESAMKKASVQVVVQINGKLRGKFTVPPDLPEAALRETVLADAKIQEYLQGKDIKKFIVVPNKLVSIVI
- a CDS encoding ComEC/Rec2 family competence protein, which translates into the protein MRKAEPLYWGPLSGVFLLFILGIVLQDLLRFPAGAWALTSGVSLVAAAAARRRPAAAMALFGLFLIAAGGFSLANQRAYSREHITFTGRYYQGETVTLTGRIVSEVQRRSSPSGMKTTFTLDVRRIETPQMFSRTTGRVLVTWHGEPDAAYGDDIAVDGRLKRAFDYRGRVRFSYRKYLSRQGIEWTFSAKRSAEGRVLSRGNGHPVRELAIRASGRLKKIIQDHFPPGEAGLLTAFLLGDRLALPDSINQIFFRTGTLHVLAISGSHVVVVAACVFFLLKLLPVPFRAQYLLVILFLVFYAVMTGARPSVVRAVLMTSVFLASFMFERETMSLNTLSLSGLALCLWNPENVFDLGFQLSFLSVFTIIVFYPPAAETLARASVRGRHLPKILTDAVAVSFAAWLGVAGVVAYNFMIVTPVTMPANLLVVPLMGALVVLGMGMLFCGLAAPFLLYAFVPCVSVVINAMIIAADLADRVPGAYFYWKGVSWGHAVCYYGVIGFLACGPRLAGGPAAKAIKGGVPD
- a CDS encoding S-adenosylmethionine decarboxylase is translated as MTTEATNKAFGYQLLLDLYGCKEGACDDLTLCYKFLDESVAALGMEKQAPPNIFRSDDKLFPDKAGLSGWVPLIESSIVIHTLTVKNFISVDVYCCKSFDVKVAKELCRKFFAPKRIDGQFIERGWDYYKSDSDHHTVTVKKAESKSPEIIIHKKEAIAV
- the bamD gene encoding outer membrane protein assembly factor BamD, producing MSRKILVTAIVFAVVLMFSVPAQAFWVWTPETNKWTNPKYSVKDTPQDQLAYALEFYKDKEYKKTIEEMEKLIKHYPRAREAAEAKYYVGLCYEDQGQLYQAFKEYQVVIEKYPFSERAGAIVEKQFSIGDQLMEGKQKKSKVLQTIAGGGYDVIDVYRTVIKNAPYGPFAAHAQYKIGLYLQEKQLYQEARDEFEKTINDYPESEWAKAARYQIALSDSKRSSGPGYDQKVTRTAVEEFKSFVKDYPDADLSEKAKKEIHNLREKEAENHFLIAAFYEKQKKFDAAKVYYSEVVRDYQNTSWAKKALEKIQTLNTLPGGKK